The DNA segment AGGCTGTGCGAGGGCAGCAGCTCCATCACGACGTAGGGTTCCCCGCGCTCGCGGACCACGTCGTGCAGAACGATCACGTTCGGATTGGACAGCACCGCGATGGCGCGCGCCTCCCGCAGGGTGCGCTCGCGTAGCTCGTCGGCTTGCGAGGCCGCGACGTCGGGAGGGAGCCGGACTTCCTTGACCGCGACCTGCCGGTGCAGGAACTCGTCGTAGGCGGACCAGACGGTGCCCATGGAGCCCGAGCCGAGCACCGACCGCAGGCGATAGCGGCCGGCCACGAGTCGTGGCGCATCGGCGGAGGCAGGCACGGCCCCTATTGTGTCGGACCGGCCCGGTCCAGGGGCGCCCCCGGACCTTGTTAGCCGGGATTAGCGTGAGAAGTCCGGTATGGACCGGCCGAGGACCATGGTTGCGGAACTCGCCTCCCCTTATGCACCGATCGAGCGACCCGTACCCGGCTGTGCACGGTGAGTGGGGATTAGCGTCACATTTCCGCGTGCGCTGGTCCCTCTACCATGACTAGGTATGACTGACGTGGCAGGGACGCCGGGGTCCGAGCCCGACCAGCTCACACTGGCGGGCGAGTTCGAACCCGCGAGCAGAGCCGAATGGGAACGCCTCGTCGCGGGCGTACTGACCAAGAGCGGAGCCCTGCCCGCCGACTTCACCGGCGCGCCGGACCAGCTACTCGGCACTCGGACCTACGACGGCATCACGATCCAGCCGCTCTACACCGCCGAAGATGCCGAAGCCGCCGCACTCGCCGGGTATCCGGGGCTGCCGCCGTTCGTCAGGGGCACCGCGCCCGACGGTCACGTCGCGGGCGGCTGGGACATCAGGGCGCTGCACGGCGAACCCGACCCCGCCGCGACCAACAGGGCCGTCCTCGCCGATCTCGAAGGCGGGGTCAACTCGGTGTGGTTGCGGGTCGGCGACGGTGCGCTCGCGCCTGACGCGCTGGCCGAAGCGCTGACCGGGGTACACGTCGATCTCGCCCCCGTCGTGCTCGAACCCGGCGACTCCTACCTCGCTGGCGCGGAGGCCTTTTTCGCCTTGCTCGCCGAAAGGAACATCCCGGCGAGCGCGGTGACGGGCAACCTCGGCGCCGATCCGGTCGGCGTCGCCGCCCGCACGGGCACGCGGGCGGAACTCGCCCCAGCCGCCGAACTCGCCGCCGAGGTGGTGGGTCGGTACCCGGGTCTGCGCACGATCGTCGCCGACGCACTGCCCTTCCACGAGGCAGGCGGATCCGACGCGCAGGAACTCGGCGCCGCCATCGCCGCCGGAGTGGCCTACCTGAGGGCGCTCACCGGGGCCGGACTCGACGTCGCCACCGCCGCGGACCAGATCGAGTTCCGGTTCGCCGCGACGGCCGACCAGTTCCTCACCATCGCCAAGCTGAGGGCGGCGAGGCGGCTGTGGTCGAGGGTCACCGAGGTGTCCGGCGCGCGGGGCGCGGGGATGCGGCAGCACGCCGTCACCTCGCCCGCCATGCTCACCCGCCGCGACCCGTGGGTCAACATGCTGCGCACGACGATCGCCGCGTTCGCGGCGGGCACCGGTGGAGCCGATTCGGTGACGGTACTTCCCTTCGACGCCGCGATCGGGCTCTCCGACGCCTTTGCCCGCCGCATCGCCCGTAACACACAGGCGATCCTGCTCGAAGAGTCCAAATTGGCCGGTGTCATCGACCCGGCAGGCGGCTCCTGGTACGTCGAGAAACTCACCGACGACATGGCCAAGGCCGCGTGGCGCGAATTCACCGGCATCGAGAAGGGCGGCGGCCTGCCGGAGCAGCTGCGGTCGGGGGAACTGGCCGACAGACTCGCCGAGACCTTGGCCGCGCGCAGGAAGCGCCTCGACACGAGGGCCGACCCGATCACCGGGGTCAGCGAGTATCCCGACCTGAACGAGAAACCCGTGACCCGGCCGACCGCGCCATCCGTCGTGGACGGTGGAGGACTGCGAAAGGTCCGCTACGCCGAGGACTACGAGGCGCTTCGCGACCGCTCCGACAAGCACCTCGCCGAGCACGGCGCCAGGCCGTCGGTTTTCCTCGCGACGCTGGGACCGCTCGCCGCGCACACCGCCCGCGCGATGTTCGCGGCCAACCTGTTCCAGGCGGGCGGCATCGAGCCGGTCAACCCGGGGGTGACGTCGGGGACGGACGAACTCGTCGCCGCGTTCACCGCGAGCGGGACGAGCGTGGCGTGCCTGTGCGGCAGCGACAAGTCCTACGCGGAGCAGGCAAGCGAGGTCGCCGCCGCGTTGCGCGCGGCCGGTGCGACCGAGGTGCTGCTCGCCGGTGCACCGTCGGCGTACGAAGGCGTCTCCGGCTACGTCCATTCCGGCTGCCCCGCGCTCACCGTACTGACCGGACTCCTCGACACACTGGCGGTGGACTGATGAGCATTCCCGACTTCGCCGACGTCGAACTCGGCACGCCGGAGACCTCGGAAAGGCAGGACTGGACGCGCGCGCTCAATGCCAGCACCGGCAAGGACGCCGACGCGTTGATGTGGGAGACGCCGGAGGGGATCGGCATCAAACCGCTCTACACGGCCTCCGACCTGTCCGATGTGGACTTCCTGGACACCTATCCCGGTATCGCGCCCTACCTGCGGGGCCCCTATCCGACGATGTACGTCAACCAGCCGTGGACGGTGAGGCAGTACGCCGGGTTCTCCACGGCTGGCGCGTCCAACGCCTTCTACCGGCGTAACCTCGCCGCGGGCCAAAAAGGACTCTCGGTCGCCTTCGACCTCGCCACCCACCGCGGCTACGACTCGGACCACCCCCGCGTTTCCGGTGACGTCGGCATGGCGGGGGTCGCGATCGACT comes from the Prauserella marina genome and includes:
- a CDS encoding methylmalonyl-CoA mutase family protein produces the protein MTDVAGTPGSEPDQLTLAGEFEPASRAEWERLVAGVLTKSGALPADFTGAPDQLLGTRTYDGITIQPLYTAEDAEAAALAGYPGLPPFVRGTAPDGHVAGGWDIRALHGEPDPAATNRAVLADLEGGVNSVWLRVGDGALAPDALAEALTGVHVDLAPVVLEPGDSYLAGAEAFFALLAERNIPASAVTGNLGADPVGVAARTGTRAELAPAAELAAEVVGRYPGLRTIVADALPFHEAGGSDAQELGAAIAAGVAYLRALTGAGLDVATAADQIEFRFAATADQFLTIAKLRAARRLWSRVTEVSGARGAGMRQHAVTSPAMLTRRDPWVNMLRTTIAAFAAGTGGADSVTVLPFDAAIGLSDAFARRIARNTQAILLEESKLAGVIDPAGGSWYVEKLTDDMAKAAWREFTGIEKGGGLPEQLRSGELADRLAETLAARRKRLDTRADPITGVSEYPDLNEKPVTRPTAPSVVDGGGLRKVRYAEDYEALRDRSDKHLAEHGARPSVFLATLGPLAAHTARAMFAANLFQAGGIEPVNPGVTSGTDELVAAFTASGTSVACLCGSDKSYAEQASEVAAALRAAGATEVLLAGAPSAYEGVSGYVHSGCPALTVLTGLLDTLAVD